The genomic segment CTGGTATAAAAACTGCCAGGCCTTTTCTATTTTTTGCAAAAGTGCGGTATCAAGCGGGAACGATAGCCTGCGACTTACTGCAAACACCCAAAGATAGTCCTGCAGCATTACCCGATGATAATTCAGTGAATGCTGACTAAAGCCACCATCTGCATAGACCAGACGGTCAGCTTCGCGACAAAGATGCTGCATGCCTGTTTTAACCCATTGGCCTGCCTGCCTGAATTCGGGGAAAAGCACACCGACTGCCCACAATCCCATGGCTTCGCTGATGCCGTGGTTATTTTGCTGATTGAGGGCATAGTCAATGTTTGCAAAAATCCGGTGTGCAGACTCTCCAAGCATTACCGCAAGATTTTTGATGCGTTCAGGTGTAGTGGCTTTTGCAGAAAGAAAAGCAAAAAAAGCAAAGCAGCAGGCCATCACTCGAAAGCTTATTTCCTGTCCACATTTCCAGTGCACGCCTTCATTAGGCGGATTATGTCGCCACCAGTCTTCAAACAACTGCCAGAAGCTTTCAGCATATTGCTCATCGCCCGTTCGCCCCCACGCACGAACCAGGGTATAGGCAAAGCCAAAGCGCCCGAGCTCCCAGACAAGCTTGATATCGCCCTGCGCAAAATCCGGTATCTCGGACCAGTGTCCCTTGGGATAGATAGACGCTTTATCAATCGGGTTTTGCCACCAGTTCGGCGGGTATCCGAGGGGCAGCGTCATATGGGAAAAAAGGGTAAAGGTACCGTTTTGTATCGCCCGCGCCTCGGCAATGGCGTCTTTTTCAGCTGTGGTAAAACGGTCCCAGTCAACCGCCGAAACAACTACAGGCAAATGAGGTGCCTCAAACCTGCGATATTGCGCGTAGGCCACGTCATCGGCAAACACCGGATTATCGCTAAGAGCTGTAAGTGAGCATTGCTGATGCGTCTTAACCGGCGTTTTTTGGCGCATCAACCCGGCTTGAGCCTTGAGGGCATACAAAAGCCTTGAGGCGGTCCAGCCAACCCCCATATACCTGACCAGCTGCAGCGCGTGACGAATCTTTTTCATGACTGGATGACTCTGGCGTATCTACAGGACATCGCCCCCCACCCTCTGACGATGTCCACCTGATTTATAAACTGTCAACACCCGGATGGTAACGTGTAAAAAGCGTTTTGGCATCAAGCGCCAAGGCCACCGCGACGGAAATCATAAACCCTATAAAGAGCCCCGCCAGCATAAAGAGCGTGCGGTTTGGAGAGGTTGGTCGAGTATCAATATCGGGTGCACCGGCAATCTGGTAGGCTTTAACGTCTTTTGTATTGAAAGTCAGTCCTTTAAGGTGTTCGATGGCAGCTTTTTTCTCAATAATGCCTTTGGTATATGGCTCATCGTTGATACGCTTCTCAAGTGCCAGAATGTTTCTGTCATTGTTAATTTTGTAAAGTTTTTCCTGAAGCGCCGAAACTTTTTGCGAGTATGCAAGGGACTGCTTGCGCGATTCTATCAGTTCGATTTCCTTCTCGAGGTAACGTGTACCACGAAGATAAAGGTCATTACGGTTGTTAATATCAATAACAACGGCTTTATCTCCAACGCGCTGGGGACGGTCATAACCATTCACAATACCAAGGCGGCGTGCAATAACCAGTGCGTGCTTCAAATTTTCGAGGCGGTATTGCTTGTCGCGCGTATCACGCATGGTCATGGCAACGAGGCTGTCATTAAGAGAAGCCAGCTGTATGGCACGTTTGTCTTTTAAAAGCTCAACCGTATTTTGACGTTTTTTCTTGATAACAGCGATATCCTTAACCATTTCTTTCTGGAGTTTTTCAATGCTCAGTTGAACCATTACCTTTTTATCACGTACAAGATCGTCCAAAATGCGATTATTGGTATACTCGAGATATTCGATGTTTTTATCTGCATTAAAACTCAGTACCGGTGAAACTGTTATCAAATCGGCCTCAAGACTGTTGTCTTTCATGACTTCTTTGTTTTTGACTTTATTTTCTGAATTATTTTTGCGGATAACCGATACTCTGTAGGCGTCTGCAAGTTTATTAAGGGTGCGAATTTTCGCTTTTTCAGTGCTGATTCCTTTCTCGGCAAATACTTTCTGAGCGATGCCGCTTGCAGAGAGGTAATCGATGATATTACCGCGCTGTTCAAGTTTTTTCACAAAAAGTTTAAACAACCCTGTACCTTTTAGTTGCATGTCAGAGTTATGGAGCAGGTTTTCATACATGTACAACCGCGGTGCCACGATGCTGGTTCTGACCTGGTAGGTGGGCGTTATAAAAAAGGAAAACAGCCATCCGATAACAGCAGCGGCGGCGGTAGCGGCAAGGATGGTCCATCGGTGTTTATAGAAACAAAGGACAATACTGATAAAATCAATGCGACTGCCAAAATACTGCCCGTTTGTTGTTGTATGCTCAGGCTGCAGCATGTTTGGTTTTGGTAAATCCATTTGACCGTTCATTGCACAATATCCTTGTTAATGCAAACCGCTTCCATACTCTGCGACAGATATTTCCAAAAAAGACTTTCACATCGCACGTTGACTTCATTCTATTGCGATTTGTCTGCTTGTCAAGGTCGCATCAGCACGCTTGTGAGATTAAGCGCCAGAGGCTTGCAGAGGCTCGATTGATGGTATTTTTTGGATATGCTAACCTCGTCACTAACGGCTGCCTCGTCAGTCATGCAGAATGATATGGACATGATTTTCAATGAAAACGGCATTTGGAACACTCGCGCGGCTGCATTATCTTTCTCGAAGAGCATGGGCGCGCCTGCTTATGACTCTCTATAAAAATCGCCTCAAAAAATGCGGTCGAAACGTTGTTTTCGACCCCGTAAATTCTGTTATCACTTACGAGAGCGTAGAAATAGGTGACCATGTATTTATCGGCGGGGGCGCGTGGTTTTCATCGAGCGAGGCCGCTCCCGTTCGCATTGGTTCATGCGTCATGTTTGGCCCGGGCGTAACACTGCTTTGCGGAGACCATGCCTTTCGGGAGCGGGGCGTGCCGATGTATTTTGTCAAAAAGGACGCCCCCTCTAAACACTCGGCAGCGATTGATATCAAGGACGATGTCTGGATAGGTGCGAATGTTACTGTTCTAAAAGGCGTCACGATTGGTCGCGGTTCCGTGATTGCGGCGGGCAGTGTGGTCAATAAACCTGTGCCTGAATATGCGATTGTCGCGGGCGTTCCCGCAAAAGTCATTGGCCAGCGATTTGACGATCAGGCCCTAAGTGAACATAAAGCGCTGCTTGAGAAAAACGGGTTTTTACCATGAGTCGCCATGCTGCGGTCTATGTGGGAGGCATCGGCTTCTCCAAATTTGCGCTGCTTTTAACAGGTGCGCTGACAGCACAAATTGCGGGCCCTCTTGCCTATGCGCAGTTTGTGTTGTTTCTCACGTTTGGAAATGTCCTTATCAACCTGTGTTCAATGGGGATTATTCCGCGCATTCTGGCACTTCCTGAAAGCGAAGGTCAGGAAATGCAACTGCTAATGAGAGGCGCGCTTGCCAGTCTGTTGATGGCTCTGCTAATTGCGGCTTTCGTTACTTTTGCGACACAGCCGCATAATCCTCAGGGATTGCTGTTTTTTTTGAGTACTTCTTTTTATTTTGCTGGAAATTATCTGCTGCTCCTTGTGAGCGCACAACATAACCGCCGACATCAGCATCACATTGCCGGATGGCTTTGGGTTGCCGCTGGCACAGTAACAATGGCTGGATGTGGAGTTGTCCTGCTTTTAGCCGGATACCCTGCCGGCATGCTTACGTTTGCGCTGCTTTGGGCTCTTTTCGGCCTGTGCTGTTTTTTCATGCTGCGGGAGCGGGGCACGCCTCTGGAGTCCACTGCCCGCATTCTGTCAATGTCCACTGCATTTGCGATGTTTCGCAGCATGTACAGCGGACTTTTTGGCCTGCCTTTTCTTTTTATATTCTATGCGATAGCACAGGAAATTATTGCATCAGAATCCCTGGCTTTGAAGGCCGCCTATATGCTGGGGTTGCAATTGTTCACCATCACGACGTTTCTTCCTGGCGTTCTTGGCGCGGTTTTTCTGCCCGCGCTGTCACAAACGGCGCCGGAACATCAGCATACACTCGTTAAAAAGCTGACACTGGCTTACTGCGGTATTGGCCTCTTACTGCTGGGAGGAACATGGCTCGGCATGCAATACCTCTTTTCCCTCTACCACATTCCCTTTACCAGTGAAACAGAGACAGTCATTGTTCTCTGGCAGCTGTCCAGTGTGGTCGCCGCCGTTGGAGCCGTTCAGAATCAGATTCTTGTTGTGCGCAAAGCCTATGGCTTTTTACTCGCAGGAAGCCTCATCTGGGGAGGTGTTGCCTTATCTGCCGCCTCGCTCACGGGATTTAGCGCACAGGGCGCGTCATTGGCCATACTGCTCGCCTATGTGTCCCTGCAGGGCCTTTACTGGTGGCACTATAACCGGTCACAAAAGCGCGTGAGCAGCTCGGCTGAAACACATGCGCCCCGCGTTTTCATGCTGGCAAACCCCTATAGTCCGCATGTACGCCACTGGAGAGCGCTGCTTGATAAGCTTGGAGCCGAGGTCAGGGTGTTTACGGCTCATGAGAGCACAGAGGGACCTGCCTCAAGCCGCGAGAGTGACAGCGTATTTCCACTGGGGCGACTCCGAAAACTGCCAATTTATGCCCGCTATGTCGCCCTCGGCCTTTGGGCGCGCTTCACACCTCGCATTCCCCGCGGAACACTGCTTCATGCCCACAATACCTCTGGATATGGTTTATCCGCCTTTCTAAGTGGCAGA from the Legionella geestiana genome contains:
- a CDS encoding Wzz/FepE/Etk N-terminal domain-containing protein, which translates into the protein MNGQMDLPKPNMLQPEHTTTNGQYFGSRIDFISIVLCFYKHRWTILAATAAAAVIGWLFSFFITPTYQVRTSIVAPRLYMYENLLHNSDMQLKGTGLFKLFVKKLEQRGNIIDYLSASGIAQKVFAEKGISTEKAKIRTLNKLADAYRVSVIRKNNSENKVKNKEVMKDNSLEADLITVSPVLSFNADKNIEYLEYTNNRILDDLVRDKKVMVQLSIEKLQKEMVKDIAVIKKKRQNTVELLKDKRAIQLASLNDSLVAMTMRDTRDKQYRLENLKHALVIARRLGIVNGYDRPQRVGDKAVVIDINNRNDLYLRGTRYLEKEIELIESRKQSLAYSQKVSALQEKLYKINNDRNILALEKRINDEPYTKGIIEKKAAIEHLKGLTFNTKDVKAYQIAGAPDIDTRPTSPNRTLFMLAGLFIGFMISVAVALALDAKTLFTRYHPGVDSL
- a CDS encoding acyltransferase; translated protein: MKTAFGTLARLHYLSRRAWARLLMTLYKNRLKKCGRNVVFDPVNSVITYESVEIGDHVFIGGGAWFSSSEAAPVRIGSCVMFGPGVTLLCGDHAFRERGVPMYFVKKDAPSKHSAAIDIKDDVWIGANVTVLKGVTIGRGSVIAAGSVVNKPVPEYAIVAGVPAKVIGQRFDDQALSEHKALLEKNGFLP
- a CDS encoding glycosyltransferase, with the protein product MSRHAAVYVGGIGFSKFALLLTGALTAQIAGPLAYAQFVLFLTFGNVLINLCSMGIIPRILALPESEGQEMQLLMRGALASLLMALLIAAFVTFATQPHNPQGLLFFLSTSFYFAGNYLLLLVSAQHNRRHQHHIAGWLWVAAGTVTMAGCGVVLLLAGYPAGMLTFALLWALFGLCCFFMLRERGTPLESTARILSMSTAFAMFRSMYSGLFGLPFLFIFYAIAQEIIASESLALKAAYMLGLQLFTITTFLPGVLGAVFLPALSQTAPEHQHTLVKKLTLAYCGIGLLLLGGTWLGMQYLFSLYHIPFTSETETVIVLWQLSSVVAAVGAVQNQILVVRKAYGFLLAGSLIWGGVALSAASLTGFSAQGASLAILLAYVSLQGLYWWHYNRSQKRVSSSAETHAPRVFMLANPYSPHVRHWRALLDKLGAEVRVFTAHESTEGPASSRESDSVFPLGRLRKLPIYARYVALGLWARFTPRIPRGTLLHAHNTSGYGLSAFLSGRPYIITTYGSEIFDAQNRGKLYRLLLRRILRGARAVTSASPAMTEALTRNFALPKSIVHEFSLGVSENFVYSEAARLGTRATLGIKDSPVWMVNRRIHPHYHTLEVVKAFLAFRKAHGCGHLVLAAGDADRQYLQKVEQLCAELPEVQLIKGFLSQTELAKLLCAADFCISVPGTDQLSSSILEGAACGAYPVLAKLASYAPVSDFSYQFTISDFRDSRAFEPLFFVSYEKMTTKDYERDRLSLFDAVKKFRFESVLPKICALYEGLFKDYPVAAAQMHLNNDRPFSTD